A part of Variovorax sp. HW608 genomic DNA contains:
- a CDS encoding DUF58 domain-containing protein, with translation MNAPAPARKWVAHPFAQLRSRIDQWFLSRRAPSDTLELTQRNVYILPTRAGWMLAATLLLLLVASINYQLNLGYLLTFLLAGCVAVGMYVCHGTLRGLAMRLMLPEPQYAGSAAVFRIVLSNARRSTRYGIGFAVHRSGQWSWSDVPAQGSATVEVAFRPERRGLHAVPTLTAETRFPLGTFRVWSIWRPAAQVLVYPAPESNPPPLPEAEPLAGPSAAVAMRAHIAGEYDGVRAYRRGDSLKLVVWKRAAQAQAAGSDELVSRDTLQAQRSQLWLDAQHAGLADAEARLSRLCAWVLMADHLGVDYGLRAGGRTVQPSQGEAHKRQCLEALALC, from the coding sequence GTGAACGCGCCGGCGCCCGCCCGCAAGTGGGTCGCGCATCCGTTCGCGCAGTTGCGGTCCCGCATCGACCAGTGGTTCCTGTCGCGGCGTGCGCCGTCCGACACGCTCGAGCTCACGCAGCGCAACGTCTACATCCTGCCGACCCGGGCCGGCTGGATGCTGGCCGCGACCCTGCTGCTCCTGCTGGTGGCCTCGATCAACTACCAGCTCAACCTCGGCTACCTCTTGACCTTCCTGCTCGCGGGCTGCGTGGCGGTCGGCATGTATGTGTGCCACGGCACCTTGCGCGGCCTGGCGATGCGGCTCATGTTGCCCGAGCCGCAGTACGCCGGCTCGGCCGCGGTGTTCCGCATCGTGCTCAGCAACGCCCGCCGCAGCACGCGCTACGGCATCGGCTTCGCGGTGCACCGCAGCGGGCAATGGTCGTGGAGCGATGTGCCGGCGCAAGGCAGCGCGACGGTCGAAGTCGCCTTCAGGCCCGAGCGGCGCGGCCTCCATGCCGTGCCCACGCTGACGGCGGAAACGCGCTTTCCGCTCGGCACCTTCCGCGTCTGGTCGATATGGCGGCCTGCCGCGCAGGTGCTCGTCTACCCGGCCCCCGAATCGAACCCGCCGCCGCTGCCCGAGGCCGAACCGCTGGCCGGTCCCAGCGCCGCAGTGGCGATGCGCGCGCACATCGCGGGCGAATACGACGGCGTGCGGGCCTACCGCCGGGGCGATTCGCTCAAGCTCGTGGTGTGGAAGCGCGCCGCGCAGGCGCAGGCCGCCGGCTCCGATGAACTGGTCAGCCGCGACACGCTGCAGGCCCAGCGCTCGCAGCTCTGGCTCGATGCGCAGCATGCCGGCCTGGCCGACGCCGAAGCGCGCCTGTCGCGGCTGTGCGCCTGGGTGCTGATGGCCGACCATCTCGGCGTCGACTACGGCCTGCGCGCGGGCGGCCGCACCGTCCAGCCATCGCAGGGCGAGGCGCACAAGCGGCAATGCCTGGAGGCGCTGGCGCTATGTTGA
- a CDS encoding AAA family ATPase yields MDVAAKLASLLGQLNTVIVGKEAQVRDCVACLLAGGHLLIEDVPGVGKTTLAHALSHTFGLHFSRVQFTADLMPGDLSGVAIYDRGKQSFVFHPGPIFAQVLLADEINRASPKTQSALLEAMEEKQVTVEGETRPLPTPFFVIATQNPHEQLGTFALPESQLDRFLMRISLGYPDRAAERELLAGADRRDLLAGLPALLTAGELTALQQRVLQVHAAEPLLNYVQDLIAATRSGRWFLQGLSPRAGIAVLRAAKAQALLANRDYVAPDDVQAVLPQTIAHRLTPVGDAGRGAVEQVRAMIAAVPLP; encoded by the coding sequence ATGGACGTTGCCGCGAAGCTCGCCAGTTTGCTCGGGCAGCTTAACACGGTGATCGTCGGCAAAGAGGCCCAGGTGCGCGACTGCGTGGCCTGCCTGCTGGCCGGCGGGCATCTGCTGATCGAGGACGTACCGGGCGTCGGCAAGACCACGCTGGCGCATGCGCTGTCGCACACCTTCGGGCTGCACTTCTCGCGCGTGCAATTCACCGCCGACCTGATGCCCGGCGACCTGTCGGGCGTCGCGATCTACGACCGCGGCAAGCAGAGCTTCGTCTTCCATCCCGGCCCGATCTTTGCCCAGGTGCTGCTGGCGGACGAGATCAACCGCGCCAGCCCCAAGACGCAGAGCGCGCTGCTCGAAGCCATGGAGGAAAAGCAGGTGACGGTCGAAGGCGAGACCCGCCCGCTGCCGACGCCCTTCTTCGTCATCGCCACCCAGAACCCGCACGAGCAGCTCGGCACCTTCGCCCTGCCCGAATCGCAGCTCGACCGTTTCCTGATGCGCATCTCGCTCGGCTATCCCGACCGGGCGGCCGAACGCGAGCTGCTGGCCGGCGCCGACCGCCGCGACCTGCTCGCGGGCCTGCCGGCCCTGCTCACCGCCGGCGAGCTCACCGCCCTGCAGCAGCGCGTGCTCCAGGTGCACGCGGCGGAGCCGCTGCTCAACTATGTGCAGGACCTGATCGCCGCGACGCGCTCCGGCCGCTGGTTCCTGCAGGGCCTGTCGCCGCGCGCGGGCATCGCGGTGCTGCGCGCGGCCAAGGCGCAGGCGCTGCTCGCCAACCGCGACTACGTGGCGCCCGACGACGTGCAGGCGGTGCTGCCGCAGACCATCGCCCACCGCCTGACGCCGGTCGGCGACGCGGGCCGGGGCGCCGTCGAGCAGGTGCGCGCCATGATCGCGGCGGTGCCCTTGCCGTGA
- a CDS encoding histone deacetylase family protein, whose product MGKTGYFTHRDCWRHEMGQGHPECPARLDAIEDRLLVTGVGDALERGEVPLATLAQITRAHSVAHMEHLEALSQRLVEDAPAGGPDHAQIDPDTSMNRFTVLAARRAAGAAIAATDAVIAGQVENAFCAVRPPGHHACRDKAMGFCFYNNVAIAARHALEHHGLARVAIVDFDVHHGNGTEDILSNDPRVLMVGIFQHPFYPYSGTEHPAPNMLNLPVPAYTRGMDVRELIEACWMPRLEEFKPQMIFVSAGFDAHRDDDLGQLRLNENDFGWITGRIVDVARRHAQGRIVSMLEGGYSLDALARSVEEHLRVLADL is encoded by the coding sequence ATGGGCAAGACCGGCTATTTCACACACCGCGACTGCTGGAGACACGAGATGGGACAGGGGCATCCGGAATGCCCTGCGAGGCTCGATGCCATCGAGGACCGGTTGCTCGTGACCGGCGTCGGCGACGCACTCGAACGCGGGGAGGTGCCGCTCGCCACGCTGGCGCAGATCACGCGCGCCCACAGCGTGGCGCACATGGAGCATCTCGAAGCGCTGAGCCAGCGCCTCGTCGAGGACGCACCCGCCGGCGGCCCGGATCACGCGCAGATCGACCCCGATACCTCGATGAACCGCTTCACCGTGCTGGCCGCGCGCCGCGCCGCCGGGGCCGCCATCGCGGCGACCGATGCGGTGATCGCGGGGCAGGTCGAGAACGCCTTCTGCGCGGTGCGGCCGCCGGGGCACCATGCCTGCCGCGACAAGGCGATGGGCTTCTGCTTCTACAACAACGTCGCGATCGCGGCGCGCCATGCGCTCGAACATCATGGCCTCGCGCGCGTCGCGATCGTGGATTTCGACGTGCACCACGGCAACGGCACCGAGGACATCCTGAGCAACGACCCGCGCGTGCTGATGGTGGGCATCTTCCAGCACCCGTTCTATCCGTACAGCGGGACCGAGCATCCGGCGCCGAACATGCTCAACCTGCCGGTGCCGGCCTACACGCGCGGCATGGACGTGCGCGAGCTGATCGAGGCCTGCTGGATGCCGCGCCTGGAGGAGTTCAAGCCGCAGATGATCTTCGTGAGCGCGGGCTTCGATGCGCATCGCGACGACGACCTCGGACAGCTCAGGCTCAACGAGAACGACTTCGGCTGGATCACCGGCCGCATCGTCGATGTGGCCCGCCGCCATGCGCAGGGCCGCATCGTTTCAATGCTCGAAGGCGGCTACAGCCTCGATGCGCTGGCGCGCAGCGTCGAAGAACATCTGAGGGTGCTGGCCGACTTGTAG
- a CDS encoding mechanosensitive ion channel family protein, with product MDFSAFTQKLSQIEARGLWIEFAILVACVAVAWGICRWFGRDQPKDSIWFGARVFDGLLFPLLALLLTDLARRGVLTFQPVLVLRIAVSVFISLAVIRFFARVLRAVFPASAMARLVERTISWIAWIGAILWIVGLLPPVLAELDEITLAFGRTRVSLRTILDGALSAGLVMAIALWISSTIEKRILREAVNDLSMRKVASNAIRAFLLLIGLLFALSAVGVDLTALSVLGGALGVGLGFGLQKLAANYVSGFVILLERSIRIGDNVRVDGFEGRITDIKTRYTLVRAGNGRESIVPNESLITSRVENLSQADLKFNIQTNIIVGYDSDVETVLSILCNAAHAQPRVIADPAPVAFLLNFVPDGLEFSLNFWVSDPDKGRDNLRSAINIAILEGLRSAGITIASPQRVVRVASLPSDASPLPNAHL from the coding sequence ATGGATTTCAGCGCGTTTACCCAGAAACTCAGCCAGATCGAGGCGCGCGGCCTCTGGATCGAATTTGCCATCCTCGTCGCCTGCGTGGCCGTCGCGTGGGGCATCTGCCGCTGGTTCGGGCGCGACCAGCCGAAGGATTCCATCTGGTTCGGCGCCCGCGTCTTCGACGGGCTGCTGTTCCCACTGCTCGCATTGCTCCTCACCGATCTGGCCCGGCGCGGCGTGCTGACATTCCAGCCGGTGCTGGTGCTGCGCATCGCGGTGTCGGTGTTCATCTCGCTGGCGGTGATCCGGTTCTTCGCGCGGGTGCTGCGGGCCGTGTTCCCGGCATCGGCAATGGCGCGGCTGGTCGAGCGCACCATCTCGTGGATCGCATGGATCGGCGCGATCCTCTGGATCGTCGGCTTGCTGCCGCCGGTGCTGGCGGAGCTCGACGAGATCACGCTCGCCTTCGGCCGCACGCGCGTGAGCCTGCGCACCATTCTCGACGGCGCGCTGTCGGCGGGGCTGGTGATGGCGATCGCGCTGTGGATCTCGTCGACGATCGAGAAGCGCATCCTGCGCGAGGCGGTGAACGACCTCTCGATGCGCAAGGTGGCGTCGAATGCGATCCGCGCCTTCCTGCTGCTGATCGGCCTCCTGTTCGCGCTGTCCGCGGTCGGGGTCGACCTGACGGCGCTGTCGGTGCTCGGCGGCGCGCTGGGCGTCGGCCTCGGTTTCGGGCTGCAGAAGCTGGCGGCCAACTACGTGAGCGGCTTCGTCATCCTGCTGGAGCGCTCGATACGCATCGGCGACAACGTGCGGGTCGACGGCTTCGAAGGGCGCATCACCGACATCAAGACGCGCTACACGCTGGTGAGGGCGGGCAACGGGCGCGAGTCGATCGTGCCGAACGAGTCGCTGATCACGAGCCGCGTGGAGAACCTCTCGCAGGCGGACCTCAAGTTCAACATCCAGACGAACATCATCGTCGGCTACGACAGCGACGTGGAGACGGTGCTGTCCATTCTCTGCAATGCGGCCCACGCACAGCCGCGAGTCATCGCCGATCCGGCGCCGGTCGCCTTCCTGCTGAACTTCGTGCCCGACGGATTAGAGTTCAGCCTCAATTTCTGGGTGTCCGACCCCGACAAGGGGCGGGACAACCTTCGCTCGGCGATCAACATCGCCATTCTCGAGGGGCTGCGTTCGGCGGGTATCACCATCGCCAGTCCGCAGCGGGTGGTTCGCGTCGCATCGTTACCTTCTGATGCTTCGCCTTTGCCAAATGCCCATCTATAA
- a CDS encoding electron transfer flavoprotein subunit beta/FixA family protein codes for MKILVPVKRVVDYNVKVRVKSDGTGVDIANVKMSMNPFDEIAVEEAVRLKEKGVATEVIAVSCGDAKCQETLRTAMAIGADRGILVETAEELQPLAVAKLLKALVDKEQPALVILGKQAIDDDNNQTGQMLAALADLPQGTFASKVEVAGTDGEGRLSVTREVDGGLETLSLSLPAVITTDLRLNEPRYVTLPNIMKAKKKQLDTFKPEDLGVDVKPRLKTLKVAEPPKRGAGIKVPDVATLVDKLKNEAKVI; via the coding sequence ATGAAGATCCTGGTCCCCGTCAAGCGGGTCGTCGACTACAACGTGAAGGTGCGCGTCAAGTCTGACGGCACCGGTGTGGACATTGCCAATGTCAAGATGAGCATGAACCCCTTCGACGAGATCGCCGTCGAAGAGGCGGTTCGCCTGAAGGAGAAGGGCGTGGCGACCGAAGTCATCGCCGTCTCCTGCGGCGATGCGAAGTGCCAGGAAACGCTGCGTACCGCGATGGCCATCGGCGCGGATCGCGGCATCCTCGTGGAGACCGCCGAAGAGCTGCAGCCTCTCGCCGTCGCCAAGCTCCTGAAGGCGCTGGTCGACAAGGAGCAACCCGCTCTGGTGATCCTCGGCAAGCAAGCCATCGATGACGACAACAACCAGACCGGCCAGATGCTCGCCGCCCTGGCCGACCTGCCCCAGGGCACCTTCGCCAGCAAGGTCGAGGTCGCCGGTACAGATGGGGAAGGAAGGCTCAGCGTCACGCGCGAAGTCGATGGCGGCCTGGAAACCCTGTCCCTGTCGCTGCCCGCAGTCATCACCACCGACCTGCGCCTCAATGAGCCGCGCTACGTGACCTTGCCCAACATCATGAAGGCCAAGAAGAAGCAGCTCGATACCTTCAAGCCCGAAGACCTGGGCGTGGACGTCAAGCCGCGCCTGAAGACCCTGAAGGTCGCGGAGCCCCCCAAGCGCGGCGCCGGCATCAAGGTGCCCGACGTCGCCACGCTGGTGGACAAGCTGAAGAACGAAGCCAAGGTGATCTGA
- a CDS encoding electron transfer flavoprotein subunit alpha/FixB family protein, which translates to MTVLVIAEHDHATLKPATLNTVTAAKACGGDVHILVAGANAAEAGKAAAQVAGVAKVIVADSPSLAENLAENVAAQVLAIAKSYSHILFPATANGKNVAPRVAAKLDVAQISDITKVDSADTFERPIYAGNAIATVQSSDAIKVITVRTTGFDAAAATGGSAAVESAEGVADSGKSSFVGREVTKSERPELTAAKIIVSGGRALGSAEKFTEVMAPLADKLGAALGASRAAVDAGYAPNDWQVGQTGKIVAPQLYVACGISGAIQHLAGMKDSKVIVAINKDEEAPIFSVADYGLVADLFTAVPELVKAL; encoded by the coding sequence ATGACCGTACTTGTTATTGCCGAACACGACCACGCCACCCTCAAGCCGGCGACCCTGAACACCGTGACCGCGGCCAAGGCCTGCGGCGGTGATGTGCACATCCTGGTGGCCGGTGCCAACGCCGCCGAAGCCGGCAAGGCGGCTGCCCAGGTGGCAGGCGTTGCCAAGGTGATCGTGGCCGACAGCCCGAGCCTGGCGGAGAACCTCGCGGAGAACGTCGCCGCCCAGGTGCTGGCGATCGCCAAGAGCTACAGCCACATCCTGTTCCCCGCCACCGCCAACGGCAAGAACGTCGCCCCGCGCGTGGCGGCCAAGCTGGATGTGGCCCAGATCAGCGACATCACCAAGGTCGACAGCGCCGACACCTTCGAGCGCCCGATCTATGCGGGCAATGCGATTGCCACCGTGCAGAGCAGCGATGCGATCAAGGTGATCACGGTGCGCACGACGGGCTTCGACGCCGCAGCCGCCACGGGCGGCAGCGCCGCAGTGGAAAGCGCCGAAGGCGTGGCCGACAGCGGCAAGAGCAGCTTCGTGGGACGTGAAGTGACCAAGAGCGAGCGCCCCGAACTCACCGCGGCCAAGATCATCGTCAGCGGCGGAAGAGCCCTCGGCAGCGCCGAGAAGTTCACTGAAGTGATGGCGCCGCTGGCGGACAAGCTCGGCGCCGCCCTTGGTGCCAGCCGCGCCGCAGTGGACGCCGGCTACGCTCCGAACGACTGGCAAGTCGGCCAGACCGGCAAGATCGTCGCCCCGCAGCTGTACGTCGCCTGCGGCATCTCCGGCGCCATCCAGCACCTGGCGGGCATGAAGGACTCCAAGGTGATCGTGGCGATCAACAAGGACGAAGAAGCCCCGATCTTCTCGGTGGCCGACTACGGCCTCGTGGCCGACCTGTTCACGGCCGTGCCCGAGCTCGTCAAGGCGCTCTGA
- a CDS encoding acyl-CoA dehydrogenase produces the protein MSYTAPIKDMLFDIEHLADIAKVSQMPGLEEAGLETAQAVLEECARFNQDVIAPLNVEGDRNPSSFKDGKVTTTPGFKEAFAQYVAGGWQGLQHPTEFAGQGLPKTIGAACVEMLNSANMSFALCPLLTDGATEALLTAGSDELKATYLEKLVSGQWTGTMNLTEPQAGSDLALVRSRAEPQPDGTYKIFGTKIFITYGEHDMAENIVHLVLARVSGAPEGVKGISLFVVPKFLVNKDGSLGARNDVHCVSIEHKLGIKASPTAVLQYGDGKAASIADSAGPGAVGYLVGEENRGLEYMFIMMNSARYAVGMQGIAVAERAYQHAVAYAKERVQSRPVDGSINASAPIIHHPDVKRMLMTMRAYTEGCRAMATTAAAAYDAAHHHPDADTRKQNQAFYEFLVPLVKGYSTEMSLEVASLGVQVHGGMGFIEETGAAQYLRDAKILTIYEGTTAIQANDLVGRKTARDGGQVGKAIAAQIEKTEAELAKRDSADAKAVAKRLKAAREAFVDVVGFVAGQTKASPNAVFAGSVPYLMLGGNLVAGWQLARSLLVAEDLAKAGTDVPFMKAKIATARFYAEHILNKAPGLRDSIVDGADSVNALALEAF, from the coding sequence ATGAGCTATACCGCTCCCATCAAGGACATGCTGTTCGACATCGAACACCTCGCCGACATTGCGAAGGTGTCGCAGATGCCGGGCCTCGAGGAAGCCGGACTCGAAACCGCGCAGGCCGTGCTCGAGGAGTGCGCGCGCTTCAACCAGGACGTGATCGCGCCGCTGAACGTGGAAGGCGATCGCAATCCTTCATCGTTCAAAGACGGCAAGGTCACGACCACGCCCGGCTTCAAGGAAGCCTTTGCGCAGTACGTGGCGGGCGGCTGGCAAGGCCTGCAGCATCCCACGGAATTCGCCGGCCAGGGCCTGCCCAAGACGATCGGCGCGGCCTGCGTCGAGATGCTGAACTCGGCCAACATGAGCTTCGCGCTGTGCCCGCTCTTGACCGACGGCGCCACCGAGGCGCTGCTGACCGCGGGTTCGGACGAGCTCAAGGCCACCTATCTCGAGAAGCTGGTGAGCGGCCAGTGGACCGGCACGATGAACCTGACCGAGCCGCAGGCCGGCAGCGACCTCGCGCTGGTGCGCAGCCGTGCCGAGCCGCAGCCCGATGGCACCTACAAGATCTTCGGCACGAAGATCTTCATCACCTATGGCGAGCATGACATGGCCGAGAACATCGTGCATCTCGTGCTGGCGCGAGTGAGCGGTGCGCCCGAAGGCGTGAAGGGCATCAGCCTGTTCGTGGTGCCCAAGTTCCTCGTCAACAAGGACGGCTCGCTCGGCGCGCGCAACGACGTGCACTGCGTGAGCATTGAGCACAAGCTGGGCATCAAGGCCTCCCCGACCGCTGTGCTGCAGTACGGTGACGGAAAGGCGGCGAGCATTGCGGACAGCGCCGGACCCGGCGCTGTGGGCTACCTGGTCGGCGAGGAGAACCGCGGCCTCGAGTACATGTTCATCATGATGAACTCGGCGCGCTACGCCGTGGGCATGCAGGGCATCGCGGTCGCCGAACGTGCGTACCAGCACGCGGTGGCCTACGCGAAGGAGCGGGTGCAGAGCCGTCCGGTCGATGGCTCGATCAACGCGAGCGCGCCGATCATCCATCACCCGGACGTGAAGCGCATGCTGATGACGATGCGCGCCTACACCGAAGGCTGCCGCGCCATGGCGACGACGGCGGCTGCTGCCTACGATGCGGCGCACCACCATCCCGACGCCGACACGCGCAAGCAGAACCAGGCCTTCTATGAGTTCCTCGTGCCGCTGGTCAAGGGCTACAGCACCGAGATGAGCCTGGAAGTGGCGTCGCTCGGCGTGCAGGTGCACGGCGGCATGGGCTTCATCGAGGAAACCGGTGCGGCGCAGTACCTGCGCGATGCCAAGATCCTGACGATCTACGAAGGCACGACCGCGATCCAGGCGAACGACCTCGTGGGACGCAAGACCGCGCGCGACGGCGGACAGGTCGGCAAGGCCATCGCCGCGCAGATCGAGAAGACCGAGGCCGAACTCGCCAAGCGCGACAGCGCCGATGCGAAGGCCGTGGCGAAGCGCCTGAAGGCCGCCCGCGAGGCCTTCGTCGACGTGGTCGGCTTCGTCGCCGGGCAGACCAAGGCCTCGCCCAACGCGGTCTTCGCGGGCAGCGTGCCTTACCTGATGCTGGGCGGCAACCTGGTAGCGGGCTGGCAGCTCGCGCGTTCGCTGCTGGTGGCAGAGGACCTCGCCAAGGCGGGCACCGACGTGCCTTTCATGAAGGCCAAGATCGCGACGGCGCGCTTCTATGCCGAGCACATCCTGAACAAGGCACCCGGCCTGCGCGACAGCATCGTCGATGGCG